AGCTTTCAAATATTACTACAAAATGATAAATGCCCAGAAGTCATTCTTAGATTGGAATTGGCACCCACCTGATAAACTCCGCAATAAATTTTGGCTGAAATAGAaggaaaacagatgagaaaagagaagtgggaggaaaaaaatcaatgaaagatTAATtataacagtttaaaaatacaatacaTAAAATACAGACGTACATGGTGAGAAAGATCAGCATccataataacaataaaattccCAGTGGCGTGCTTCATTCCATGAATATAAGCAGTGCCTAATGAAAACAGTATAGAAATAATTTCCATCACTATTTTAACATATACAATCTTCTAGCCAGTCTTCACTTATATTTGAAAATCTGTAAATTATACTAGAACAGGATTAGCTAAATACGTCtacttttaaaatgatatatCAGTTGTCAAACATAAAATTACTTTTCCTTTCCCCTATAATTTCAGCACTAGATTATATAAATGTAAACCTTGGCAAGCCCTACTGCAATAGAAATAACCAGAGAAACATGACTTAATAAATGGGTCACtatttgaaataacattttcagtaGTGCCATAGGCAGTTAAGAGCCAAATAAAACTGGGAATAGGACATAGGCAACAAAATACTGTCCATAAATAATGGCCAAAATTAACATGTCCATAATGTTAATGGACATCatgaaaaaattgctttctagACTCAAGATTTACTATTAGTAGCATTAAGTATTTTGGTTTGTTCTCCTTGATACCATGAATGACATTGTGGCACCTAATCTGGAAAgtgtctttctttcttactttagcttttgttctgttctgttcctcTCATATGAACTGGCGTAGCTATCTTGAAAGAGTTGGAACGCGTTTTGCTATTACAATTTTCCTCAATAATGCCAATTTCTGTTTCAAGTCATGCTGTTCAAAGACAACACTGCTTCCAGAAACACCACAGCAGCATAACAGAGATTAAAAACTGCCATATACTCCTCCctaattcaaattattttagagTCTTTCTGTTAACTTTATAAGGAATAGATGGCACTGAAAACAAAGTACTTGCAAATGATGTTGTTAGCAGGCATTGACTCAGAAAATTAAACTCTTAGTTAACGAACAAcctgtctttccttttctcccacatttttttgcaaaattaaatacTATGAGTGTCAAAAATCCATGCATTGTGTATGATTAGTAGATATGGTgcataaaaaaaattagatttagTCAGTCTGAATCAGTAACACTGGTCTTAAATTAGGACAAAGGATCAAAAGTAAGGTCATGATAAAACTCAGAGAGAGAGATGTAAGCTTTTTAGAATGTCTTAGACAAATGACAGATGCAGAAAAAATATAGAAATGTGAATTTAAATAGACAATTAAATATCAATATTAGAATATCATTCCTGTTTAGTGGACTGGCACATAATATAGTTAATCATTTCCTGCGGAGAAGGTAGTTACCTGCAGTACTCAGTGTAAAAGACACCTTGAATATTTTACTGGCACATGGAAGTGGGAGTGGCCAAGATATTTAGTAAGGAAGGCAGACACTGATTTCCAATAAATGAAGCAAGATATTGCAGTTtatcattttcttcatttccatcaTAAGAGAGGTCTAATTTTTTGTGGTCTAATTTTGCATATAGGTAGATTTCACAGAAAGCACCACTGTCTTCTCTGTGTCAGTGCCTTCTCCACACAAAAACAGCAGTTACCATTGCAGAAGTTACACGTTGTCTAAATCTAGGCCCCTGATTCTGTTATCAGtatgggggaagggggaagggggaagaaaggcGGCATGATGTTAACAGGAAAGCATAGTTGTACAGAATCACAGTGACCGCAATATGCAGATTTGAAGTTGTGGGAAACTTGTTATAAATTCACTGTGATTTGCGTGTGTGTGGTTTTTAAGTTTGTTTGCTTATAAAAATTTGATGAAAACATATTTCTAATTGTGGGCTTTACTACGATTCTTCTGGAACTTTATGCACTAATATCAAACAAAGAATACAATTGTTTTTGTAAACTACAAACTAGAAGTTACTAAGTACTTACCCAGGCCCAGCTTTTTTGCTCGAGGTCTTAGAAGCTGCAGGATAtagtaaaatatacatatattactTACAGTAcagtttttaattactttttgtgACTTTCTATACTGTCAAggtataaaaatactttaaaagatgctttttatttttaagtatctaGATAATGCATACAAACAAGTTTATCTGCCAAATACAGGAGCAGTAAAACCATTACATTAAATAGGAATTTAATCAAATCATATTAGAAACAAATTCCTTTTAAGCTTTACTTAATAGTgctgcaaaaaaccaaaaaacaaaaaaaccaccatcTCAATAGCTGAAAGATTTCGCATATTCCACTATCTGAAATACACAGTTATAAATCTGAGCAAAGGTCTCCCTGCCATCCTTACTTTTAAGGAATGAAAAACACTGTCGGTAAATATTTTATGAAGCTCCCCAAAGTGATTTAACATGTTTTTAGTACTGTATATAAATTTCAAGATTTTCATGTGCATACAGATGTAACACAGCTGAATAACTaccatataaaaatattattaatctTTCAGAATAGGAGTGACCCAAGCCTTAAACCTGTGCCAAGTACCCCCAGTTCCTACCAGGCCAGATGGAACTTGGACAGCTCAGCATCAAACAGAACTATGCTCCTATGccaagttgtgtgtgtgtgtgagggggacCACTGCCACCAAAAGAGGAATCTAGCTTTAGATCATTATGactgtaatttaaattttaattcttcCCAAAGTGTCTTTGATAAAAGTCTGTGCATATTCAGCATTTGGAAAAGACAGAGTGGATATTTCaatctaaataaataataattaaaaaaaaatctttgcttcttCTTCAGAAGCATATTTTTAGACTTCTTACTTTTAATTAGCTAGTTTTGATGCATTATCAAATCATAATTACTGCAATGAAAGTCTGGGAAGGACAAGGACATGAAAGAGTTAGTAATCATTAATGCTTCTACTGATTTGTCATTTTGGTTTctgttcccctctccccatagatttttctttaatagtcatatttgaatatttattaaaaaatggtTTGATTCCTCCTCTACTTCCTTGAATATGCTGGTCTCTTATTAAGTTAACTACATACCATGTTGAGTAAGTATAATTTAGTAAGAACCTCATGAAGTTATTTAAATGCAGACCTCTGAGCACAAATGAGAGCAATGATTTTGCTTACTACCTATAGGTAAtttcaggaaagaaggaaaattgaCCTCATGAGAAAtcatatctgatttttttcagacttctgcAATAATATTGCTGTGGGCTACATGTTGTCCTGTGCCTACATGTAATTGCACTTAAGTGTGCTAGACTCTACAACGCTGCCAGGGTTGGTACACAGATTAGATTGCAAAATTAAGCCCTTAAGCAGCAAGGAAAGTTTAGTTAACCATCTTAAACTTCCCTATTACTAGTGCCATTAAAAAGATAAAGACTCCAAAACTTTGTATCTACATTGTTCCTTAAAGTGATCCTTATAAATACTACTTCACAATTcacaaatactattttaaaaacttaCGATTACACAGTAATGGATTAGAAAGAAAAGTCTGACACTGCTTACGGCACAAACCTCTGCCAAACTGAACTTTTGGTTTTCATACTGTTCTGTATGTAATAACACTTTTATTGCCAAAAAGAATAGCTTTAAAGACTCATAAAGAATAAGTAAATGACAGTATCTTGTTATACATtattatatattgtatatatgtaatataatatataatattatatattatatatattatctACATTAACATACACAATAGAAAATAATCCTGTTCTTGAGAAGTCCAaccaaacatattaaaaataaatcacaagaCCAGACTAGCTTTCATCTTTCTAATTTCCCTTTTCCTACAGccacagaaaatgaaattcaacTTCATCAAAACTTCGTCTTTCCCTCAGGCATGCACACAGTACAATAATAACCACTATTCATTATTCAATACAATACAGCATATGCACAAAGTAttggaaacattttgaaaacattcaTTCATGACTTTTTATTATCTATTTGTAATACTGCTAAGCATCTGCAGGACTATCATAATTTTACATTTGGCTAAAGTGTCATGCAAACCTTAAATAACTTGCCTAAGAGTGTAAAGAAATGCAGTCTAAAAACAAGGGACTCTGGTTCCAGTCCTCTAAAGTACTTTTcgtacaataaaaataaaaagcaaacaaaatgtgcaactcactattttatctgatccATATATCTTTACCAATTGTTCAGCAACTTCCTGTGTCCCATCAGGGCTTCCATCATCTATGACTATAATTTCAAAGTTGTATCCACTGAaatgagaattatttttaaatgaatacatgGAAAATACAATTTCACTGCCTGTGCCATTTTGTAAGTCATGAAACAGGAGGACAAAATACATCCGCATGGATATGTATTGACCAGTTCTGTAAATAATTTTGTAAAGTTTTCAGATCCCTCAATGCTTCAAAGAAAAGGACTTCTGTAATTGTTTTAAGCCTATTCCTTAACATAATCATCAAGTTCTTCGTGGGGGAATTTTTTTCTGTGGTCCTATAGCAAATTCCCTGCGCTAGCTCTGCCCTGCGACTCCTGCGCTCTCACGCACCGAGCTGGGCGGTAGCGCGGGGGGGAAAGCAGCCGCTTGCCGTgcgagcccagcccagcccagcccagtccagcccagccccgccccgccgcgccgccagcgCTCGGCTCTCCGTCGCTTAGCCCTGCCCGCGCCGGCCTCTcaccggcggccgcggcggcaccggctCCGCACCGCAGCGCGGCTCCCGAAACACGCGTTACCTCCCCGGCAGGGCCCCGCCATGGAGCCCGggggctcccgcccgcccgcccgccgcggccttGCCctcagcggggccgggcccgggcccggcctcccggcagctccgcgcggggcggcccggtACCTCGTCTCGAAGCTGCGCGCCAGCAGCCAGACGACGAGCGGCAGGTTCTCGCGCTCGTTGTACGTGGGCAGCAGCACCGACACCTTGTCGGCGGCACCCGCGGCCATGGCGGCGCCCCGCGACACCCGGAACCGGcgcggcgaggggcgggggcggggcggggctcgCGGCGGCCAATCCCCGCGCGCGCCTGCGCCGGGCGGCCGGAACCGCTGCCAgccccttcctcccacccccgGGCGGAAGCGGAAGCGGCAGTGGCGGAGCCGCCCGGTCGCCCGCGGCCATGGCCGGcagcgcggaggcggcgcggctgCGCGTCGAGATCGAGCGGCGGGAGCAGGAGCTGCGTGGGCTGCGCGAGCGGCTGGCCGCCGTGCTGGCGGGGCCggccgagcccgccgccgccgcggagcccgccgcggagcccgccgccgccttccccggcGAGCTGCCGCCTCTGGCGGCGCAGGCCTCGCTGAGCGCCGCCGCCATCCTGCGCTACAGCCGGCAGCTGGTGCTGCCCGAGCTGGGCGTGCGGGGGCAGCTGCGCCTGGCGCGCTGCTCCGTGCTCGTGGTGGGCTGCGGCGGCCTGGGCTGCCCCCTGGCGCAGTACCTGGCCGCGGCCGGCGTCGGCCGCCTGGGGCTGGTGGATCACGACGTGGTGGAGACGAGCAACCTGCACCGGCAGGTGCTGCACGGCGAGGCCGGCCGCGGGCTCCCCAAGGCCGTctcggccgccgcggcgctgcggcggctcAACTCCACGGTGCAGTACGTGCCCTACTGCGGGGCCCTgagcccccgcggcgccctgGAGCTGGTGCGGCAGTACGACGTGGTGGCCGACTGCTCCGACAACGTGCCCACGCGGTACCTGGTGAACGACGCCTGCGTCCTCGCCGGGAAGCCCCTGGTGTCCGGCAGCGCCCTGCGGCTGGAGGGGCAGCTGGTCGTGTACAACTACCGGGGGGGGCCCTGCTACCGCTGTCTCTTCCCCACGCCCCCTCCGCCGGAGACGGTGACGAACTGCGCCGACGGGGGAGTGCTGGGCGTTGTGCCGGGCATCATGGGCTGCATCCAGGCCCTGGAGGTGCTGAAGATAGCTTCGGGAATGGGCTCCTCCTTCGGGCAGTTCATGCTGATGTTCGATGCTCGCGAGGGGAGATTTCGCAACATCAGGTTGAGACCAAAGAGACCAGACTGTGCTGTTTGTGGGGACGAGCCATCCGTCACTTGCCTTCAGGATTATGAAGCATTTTGTGGTTCTTCTGCAACAGACAAATGTAGGACTTTACATCTGCTGTCCAGTAAAGACAGGATATCTGTAGAGGAATACAAAAAAGTGTTGGATGAGCAGATTCCTCATGTGTTGCTAGATGTTCGTCCACAGGTAGAAGTGGATATTTGTCACCTGGTACATGCCGTCCATATTCCTTTGAgtaaattggaagaaaaaaatgaagaatgtctgaaatacttagaaaaaagaatttgtgaagaaaagcaggaaactAATGGCAAAACAGCTTTTCCTGTATATGTTGTTTGCAAATTAGGAAATGACTCCCAGAAGGCCGTAAGAATTCTGCAGGAGTTACCTGGCAAAGAACTTGGTTCTGTGTTAGCTAAAGATATTAAAGGGGGGCTTATGGCTTGGGCTGCTAAAATTGACCCATCATTTCCTCAGTATTAGCAATTTATATATTGTTGAAAAAGAATTAATACTCACTGTAAATGCCATAGGGTTTCATGTCTGTAATTCCTATATCATATGGATAAATTGGGAGATAGAAATACtgtattgctttttttaatggtaatttttgaaaaaaaccATGTATCTTTGTAGGTGCTTTAAATTCTATCTTTATAAAAATGTGAATCCATcaatggaaatggaaagaaacatgTTTCTTGGTTATTATTTCATAGCGAAACTTGGAATAATTACTTAATTGTGCATTTGAAAACTGAGAATTATTCCTGATTAGTAATTATAGTCTTGAGAGTGACAGAGCACCAGAGTTGTGTTGAAAGTTTTTGCTCAGTCTTCTAACTGTCTAACATACAGAAAATTGAAACAGTGCATACTGATAAATTTTGCTGCTAATCTCGAGCTAGTCAGTAGCAGCATTAAGGCTATGATAGGGAATTGCCAAGAAAAAGTTCCTGCTGACAAGACTGTTTTgatcagcatttttttctgtctgttctcTGTGGAAGTGTTGTGTATTTACGAAAAAGTGCTCACTATCAGTGGCAAAGTAAAGGTAGTGCTACTGTCATAATGACAGAAGAACTGGAACATAGCCAAAGCCAGACTTCAGATTTTATGGTGTTTCTGTGGTGTGGTGCTATGCTTGGTTGACCCCTGTTTGACTTAGGTAGGCAAATGAAAGCTGAAGGTACAGCTTTAAAGGTACAGGCACAAGAAATTTATGTGTAGTTGACCACATAATACTGGTCACATGGTGATTTTTATACATCTAATTCATCTGAATTGTGGTAGTTATGGTAGTAGCACCCACAGTCTTAAGAAATTGAGTAAAGGATGTGTCTGAGAACAAACAGATTTTATGTAATGTTAATCTTGTGACTTTTATAAAGTTCCAGCTATATTTGAGATACTTTATTGTCTTTCTTATCTATTACAAACTTAAAGCCATCCATCTTTTGCTTGTTGACTGGCAACAAATGTATTCTGCAACTTGTGTAGAGAGAGTGAAGTTAACTATTAATAGGACAAAAGTTTTAGCTCAGAAAGTTtgtaaaacatacagaaaatactTCTGTGAAGGTTTGGAAGCTTTCACAGACTGATAGGTGAAGAAGAGGTAAGACAGATAGAAATAGATATGTGGCCTCCCTTCTGCAAGTATGAAGATGTATTTCCTAAATTTTCTTGTTTGTTGTCATAGTTGCATAttccccacagtgctgcattattttattaattgGCATGAAGAGCTATACACTGGTAAATCAGTTCATCTATGGGaactgaataaaaagagaaataaacagcTTCTCAACAGAGAGCTGCCTGAGTCCTTATCACTTATGCatagtaattttctttttattgtattaATTAAGGTATGGATTTCTTTTactttctgaggagaaaaaacatCACCTGTCATGACTAATCTTAGCATTGTACAAGGGTGAAAAAAAATAGGAGCATTATAATTAATAGTCAAAAAGGCATATTTTAGAATAAATTGGAGAACATCTAAACAGCCTGCTTTATAATAATATGCCGTGCGTCCTAGCAATACTAATCTTAATAATCTCTTGTGAATAAAACAGTTCAGTGAATTTATAAACACACAGTCAATTTTTTTGCCATTTGGAGGACAATGAAAATGTTCAAGGTCATGATTTAGAGTAAGCTTTAATATTTTGTAGTTTATATTGCGAGATTCAAAAGTCAAAGCCTTTAAGGCAGACTGTGGAGGTTTTGTTCAGTCAGCAAATCTGTCTTCTGGTGGGTTTTGGTTGTTGGCAGTTTTAAAATAGGGGGAGTTGTCTGAAATGTGTAacctgtgttttcatttttctctatttacTGTAATAGCAAGAAGAGACTTAGAGCGAAATATAAAAGATAATTCCCTAACACTCAACCTCTTTATGCTAAACAATTGGTGGTCTGTCACATGCCCATCTGACCTGAAGGAATGACTCCTCCTCGGTATTTCAAAGCAAGATGAATCTATGAACTTTTCACTGATATTTTCggggagaggaggagcagaaAGCCTTTCTGATTCCAAATTTGCATGTTATTTCCAGGGACTAGAAATCCAGTATAGAGTCTTTGTTGTAATATTTTAGCAGCAAATGAACACAAACTCCGTGAGAGAAAAAGGAGCTGGCATTGAAGCTTGGCctgtgtggggggtgtgtgtgtgtggttttttgttctGGAACACATTTATAATTGGACTTCCTGTATCATATTTTGCAAATAGGAAACTGGATTTTTAAATAGTCTTTGTGCTGTATAAAAACAGTTAACACTTCCAGGGTCTGGAGAGTTCTGTGGAAAAACAATGTTAGAGGTGAATGAAATGAAAGTGGACCAAAAAGATAGTAAGATGTCagaactggcaaaaaaaaaaaaaaaaaaaaaaaaaaaagcaaatgcaccAAAGCAGGCTGACAAGAGATAGATTTGCAAAGATCTTCTCTATTAAAACTATGTTGGGAGAGACCATTCTTGCACACCTGCAGGGGCTGagactctgattttttttttttttaataggagaaCAGCATCTGAAATGCATTTGTTGTCTTTGCAGAGAGATGAATTTGAAAAAGTACAGGGGAGTCTGCAGTTGTATGCAAAACACAGTGGACTACACAGCATGGAGAGAGTTATTCTGAAAACAGGCAACTCAGTTTGATCTTAAAGGAAGGAGCATGCAAAACGTAGGTTTCTTTGGAAAAAGTGTATTCCCTTGCTTGGCTTAGGATAGCAATTAAATTCTTAGCAAACATGAAAACCTCTGCTATATATCTTAGCCAAGGATGGGCTGTGCAATGTTTGTCAGAATTCTGTTCTTTGCATTCTGggcctttttcttattttgttgctCACATGCGTATTGGAATACTGTTGCTTTGGGGTGACAGTATCTCTGCTGAGAACTACAGAAAAGGTTAACTTCTTATTTCCCCTTGTGAACTTGCTGAAATGATACATAAGTCTTCCTTTAAATACAGTCCTCAGGCAGTGCTGGCCTCTTCAGAGATAGTCTGAAAAATCAACGGCCATAACAACCTAGCTAGGCCAAAACGATATTTATTATTGAAAAGTTATCTTTTGCTTTgactttccttatttcttttattctgtaaaaCATGTGGTGGTTTCTCTATTTTTTAGGAAGTATAATAGCAAAACTCAGAAATTCTGAGAGAAACAAGTACTCTCTAAATATTGGTGAATGGATTTGTGCCTGAAATCTGATGTTGTGAATGAAGATATACTCCTTTATTCAAGGAACTTAAGTCTAGGTAGTCTAAGGTGCCTTACTAGAAGGGATGAGGTCAGTCAGCAGAGCGTATGTTTGTGTCTTCTCCCCTCACTCATTTGATGTGATGAGGTCGCTTTTTGCTTGTTGgttagattctttttttaaaatggcatcCTGGGATGTGGCATAGAACTGGACAGGAAACAGTTTCCTTTTTGATGTTTAGGATGGTAGAAAATGGTTGCATCATCTGCTCTGAATTGCTATGTTTGAATGCCTCATGCATGTAGGTCTATGAGATAGCGTCACAAATCAGGGGCAGAGTAAAGTATCTAAACTGGTTTTGCCCTGGGATCTggttattattttaaagcaaggcaaaaaaaagcaGATCTACCTTTCAGGCAAGTCTAAAAGGCACCTGCAAGAACTGACGTTCCCCAATAAGCTTAGATCCTCTTTATTTTGGTGGCAGGAGTCTCTCTCCTACCTGAAAACTCCAGCAAATTCTGCTATGACCTACCATCAAAGCATATAAACTTAAAAACTCAATACAACTATTTGGTATACAGATCTGTATGGGATATGTCCAAAACTAGTTTTCAAGTTTGTATAGCAGAATTTTAGATCTCTTGAATGTATCTTTAATATTATCCTGTTTGTAAGTATAATTTCTAGTGAAAACTGTTCAAAACAAAACTACATACTGGATGCTTAAAATACTGCAAGCATGAGTTTGTCTTTCAATATGAAAGCTCTATGTTGTCCTTTTTAAAACTatgtcagagagaaaaaaattttaaggTTGTTTG
The sequence above is a segment of the Dromaius novaehollandiae isolate bDroNov1 chromosome 16, bDroNov1.hap1, whole genome shotgun sequence genome. Coding sequences within it:
- the MOCS3 gene encoding adenylyltransferase and sulfurtransferase MOCS3, which encodes MAGSAEAARLRVEIERREQELRGLRERLAAVLAGPAEPAAAAEPAAEPAAAFPGELPPLAAQASLSAAAILRYSRQLVLPELGVRGQLRLARCSVLVVGCGGLGCPLAQYLAAAGVGRLGLVDHDVVETSNLHRQVLHGEAGRGLPKAVSAAAALRRLNSTVQYVPYCGALSPRGALELVRQYDVVADCSDNVPTRYLVNDACVLAGKPLVSGSALRLEGQLVVYNYRGGPCYRCLFPTPPPPETVTNCADGGVLGVVPGIMGCIQALEVLKIASGMGSSFGQFMLMFDAREGRFRNIRLRPKRPDCAVCGDEPSVTCLQDYEAFCGSSATDKCRTLHLLSSKDRISVEEYKKVLDEQIPHVLLDVRPQVEVDICHLVHAVHIPLSKLEEKNEECLKYLEKRICEEKQETNGKTAFPVYVVCKLGNDSQKAVRILQELPGKELGSVLAKDIKGGLMAWAAKIDPSFPQY